A single Geoanaerobacter pelophilus DNA region contains:
- a CDS encoding TraR/DksA family transcriptional regulator has protein sequence MPDDMDLCQQINQERIDDALADHYRRRVTGTSLTHCVDCGDPIPAKRQIYSPGCCRCVACQTDFENSFKG, from the coding sequence GTGCCTGACGACATGGACCTCTGCCAGCAGATCAACCAGGAGCGGATTGACGACGCCCTTGCCGACCATTACCGCCGGAGAGTAACCGGCACTAGCCTTACTCACTGTGTTGATTGTGGCGATCCTATTCCGGCGAAACGGCAAATATATTCACCAGGCTGCTGCCGGTGCGTGGCGTGTCAAACTGACTTTGAAAACAGCTTTAAAGGGTGA